From the Lolium rigidum isolate FL_2022 chromosome 2, APGP_CSIRO_Lrig_0.1, whole genome shotgun sequence genome, one window contains:
- the LOC124690608 gene encoding GDSL esterase/lipase At5g55050-like, with translation MAGVRVASDKGVMALVVAVLVMCGGGSVVTPAAAATLVPAVYVFGDSTVDVGNNQYLPGNVLYPLPLPYGMDLPQELRPTGRASNGYNVADAISRLMGFNMSPPAYLSLPPEMNDQILSGFGGVNYGSGDSGILNKTGLNKSMPLAQQVGFFAATKSKMIEHAGDQGTVDEIERRVSESLFFISSGGNDMFEFLKSPVLLFYIQLATNYRKHLNTLYDHGARRFGIVNVPPIGCVPALRNRSDTGACMEFANNLSRNFNDNWLSVVMKNFAADPERPGITYSVGNSYNMITNFTADPEAAGFSEVASACCGDGRLGVNPWCHPGGAVCNNRTDHLYWDLAHSTDAAAHKGAALIFDAPVDWGFAAPINFRQLVSDGFSSI, from the exons ATGGCAGGGGTGAGAGTGGCCAGTGACAAGGGCGTGATGGCACTGGTGGTTGCTGTGCTCGTTATGTGCGGCGGCGGGTCGGTTGTCacaccggcagcggcggcgacctTGGTGCCGGCGGTGTACGTGTTCGGCGACTCGACCGTGGACGTCGGTAACAACCAGTACCTGCCGGGGAACGTGCTGTACCCGCTGCCGCTCCCCTACGGCATGGACTTGCCGCAGGAGCTAAGGCCCACCGGGAGGGCCAGCAATGGCTACAACGTCGCCGACGCCATCT CGAGGCTGATGGGTTTCAACATGAGTCCGCCGGCGTACCTGTCGCTGCCGCCAGAAATGAACGACCAGATCCTCAGTGGCTTCGGTGGGGTCAACTACGGTTCCGGCGACTCCGGCATTCTCAACAAAACC GGGTTGAACAAGAGCATGCCACTGGCCCAGCAGGTGGGGTTCTTCGCGGCCACCAAGTCAAAGATGATTGAGCACGCCGGCGACCAGGGCACCGTAGACGAAATCGAGAGGCGGGTGTCCGAGTCCCTCTTCTTCATCAGCTCCGGCGGCAACGACATGTTCGAATTCCTCAAGTCGCCTGTGCTGCTTTTCTACATCCAGCTCGCCACCAACTACAGGAAACACCTCAACACTCTCTACGACCACGGCGCCCGCCGCTTTGGGATCGTCAACGTGCCGCCCATCGGCTGCGTCCCGGCGTTGCGCAACAGGTCGGACACCGGCGCGTGCATGGAGTTCGCCAACAACCTCTCCAGGAATTTCAACGACAACTGGCTGAGCGTGGTGATGAAGAACTTCGCAGCCGACCCCGAGCGGCCCGGGATTACCTACTCCGTGGGGAACTCCTACAATATGATCACCAACTTCACGGCGGACCCCGAGGCCGCCGGGTTCAGCGAAGTGGCCAGCGCGTGCTGCGGCGATGGAAGGCTGGGCGTGAATCCATggtgccaccccggcggcgccGTCTGCAACAACCGTACCGACCATCTGTACTGGGACTTGGCGCACAGTACTGACGCCGCCGCCCACAAGGGCGCCGCCCTCATCTTCGACGCCCCGGTGGACTGGGGATTCGCCGCGCCCATCAACTTCAGGCAGCTCGTTTCGGATGGATTTAGCAGCATCTAA